The Candidatus Nitrosoglobus terrae genome segment TCTCTGTGTATAAAAAACTTTATTTTATGGTTGATAAAGCCAGCTCCACTAAAACCTACACTTAGGAGTATAGCTTCCAGATAGTAAGCATAGCGAAGCAGAAACCCAAAGATTACAATGCCCAGCGGAAAAAGAACAATATCAGATCCTAATGAAGTGACTATAAGAAAAAAATAAGTAAAAACGTCCGTTTGATGAGCAGCAAAAAAGGAAAGAATAGGTACATCAAACCAAAAATTTTCATGCTGATACACCGCGTAAGCGAGAATAACAAAAACCCCTATCCCTAAACTAACAGCAGCGCCATGGACAAGATTAGGGATAATACGGTAAGAAGGTGGTTGCTTATGATATCTTTTTCTCATGTTACAGCTACCTAGTATTGAATTAACAACAATTAATGACTGGAGGGAAGTGTGAAAAAAACAGAAAAATATCTAAATTTAGCTATTGTTACCGTATTAGCATTATCCTTAACGGTAGGTTGTACTCGGGTTAGGAGAGAGAAACCAGAGAACTATGTCTCCGATTCTTGGATTACCGCTAAAGTTAGAGGTGCTTTAATGAAAAATACACTGATTAACACAGCGAATATTCAAGTACTCACCTATAGACGGGTAGTACGACTAGGAGGTTCTGTAGATGATCAAGCGCAAGCTGATGAAACTATAAAAATAGCTAAAGGTATTTTAGGGGTAAAAAGTATTAAAAATAAGATGGTTATAAAAAGTAAAGATAACAATAAAAATAGTAGTAAAGAAAACAATAATAAAGAGCATAGTAAAAAATAAGAACCCTAGCTAAGGAAGAAAGAAGGAAGAAAGGAA includes the following:
- a CDS encoding phosphatase PAP2 family protein; protein product: MRKRYHKQPPSYRIIPNLVHGAAVSLGIGVFVILAYAVYQHENFWFDVPILSFFAAHQTDVFTYFFLIVTSLGSDIVLFPLGIVIFGFLLRYAYYLEAILLSVGFSGAGFINHKIKFFIHRERPDLFPPLQKYTGFSFPSGHTSEITAFALCLFLIISRIWPWPHWRWPVTIFLSALVILVASSRLYLQAHYPSDVLGGFLVALIWVFSLDTLIQVIFKLKYQNRRGEE
- a CDS encoding BON domain-containing protein, producing the protein MKKTEKYLNLAIVTVLALSLTVGCTRVRREKPENYVSDSWITAKVRGALMKNTLINTANIQVLTYRRVVRLGGSVDDQAQADETIKIAKGILGVKSIKNKMVIKSKDNNKNSSKENNNKEHSKK